The sequence GCGCGTTCGGGGGCCAGGGTGTCGAGCGCCGTCGCGCCCATGCGCCGGGCCGTCCTGCCGCCCGCCAGATCGGGCAGGATCACCGTGACGATGTAGATCAGCCCGCCGATCCCCGGGAAGGCCAGGATGATCCAGAGCCAGTACATGGGCTGGTTCGTGCGCACCACGTGCACGCACAAGACGATCGCAAACAGAAGACCAAGGCCGAATGGCGCGAGGGAAAGCATCCGATATTCCCTAAATGTTCTATTCGCCTATTCCATGACCCAAGCTTCGCCGTCAACCCTCGCGCGCGATCCGGCGCGGATCTACCTTTTCGGCGGGGGCCAGGCGCATCACCTCGGCCTGGTATTTCTCGTCCTCGCCCTGGGCCAGGATCGGCAGGGCGTCGGCGCAGGCGTTGCACAGGGCGTTAACCCAGGGCTGCTCGACCTTGTGGAAGTCACTCAGCACGTGGCCCATCACCCGGTCCTTGTGCCCCGGATGGCCGGTGCCCATGCGCGCACGGCGGAAATCGGCGCCGATATGGGCGGTGATCGAGCGGATGCCGTTGTTGCCGGCCGCCCCGCCGCCGGTCTTCATGCGAAACCGCCCTGGGGCCAGGTCGATCTCGTCGTAGAAGACGACCACGTCTGCGGGGGTCAGCTTGTAGAACTTCATCGCCGCGGCCACGGCGCTGCCGCTGTCGTTGTAGTAGGTCTGGGGCTTGAGCAGCAGGGCCTTGACGTCGCCGTCCGGGGTCTCGATTGAGCCCTCTGCGGCCAGGGCGTTGAAGCGCGACCGCTCGGGCCCGAAGCCCCATTTGCGGGCGATCGCGGTC is a genomic window of Phenylobacterium montanum containing:
- the pth gene encoding aminoacyl-tRNA hydrolase; the protein is MLILAGLGNPGAKYAHNRHNIGFLALTAIARKWGFGPERSRFNALAAEGSIETPDGDVKALLLKPQTYYNDSGSAVAAAMKFYKLTPADVVVFYDEIDLAPGRFRMKTGGGAAGNNGIRSITAHIGADFRRARMGTGHPGHKDRVMGHVLSDFHKVEQPWVNALCNACADALPILAQGEDEKYQAEVMRLAPAEKVDPRRIAREG